One part of the Phacochoerus africanus isolate WHEZ1 chromosome 7, ROS_Pafr_v1, whole genome shotgun sequence genome encodes these proteins:
- the SMARCD1 gene encoding SWI/SNF-related matrix-associated actin-dependent regulator of chromatin subfamily D member 1 isoform X1, with translation MAARAGFQSVAPSGGAGASGGAGAAAALGPGGTPGPPVRMGPAPGQGLYRSPMPGAAYPRPGMLPGSRMTPQGPSMGPPGYGGNPSVRPGLAQSGMDQSRKRPAPQQIQQVQQQAVQNRNHNAKKKKMADKILPQRIRELVPESQAYMDLLAFERKLDQTIMRKRLDIQEALKRPIKQKRKLRIFISNTFNPAKSDAEDGEGTVASWELRVEGRLLEDSALSKYDATKQKRKFSSFFKSLVIELDKDLYGPDNHLVEWHRTATTQETDGFQVKRPGDVNVRCTVLLMLDYQPPQFKLDPRLARLLGIHTQTRPVIIQALWQYIKTHKLQDPHEREFVICDKYLQQIFESQRMKFSEIPQRLHALLMPPEPIIINHVISVDPNDQKKTACYDIDVEVDDTLKTQMNSFLLSTASQQEIATLDNKIHETIETINQLKTQREFMLSFARDPQGFINDWLQSQCRDLKTMTDVVGNPEEERRAEFYFQPWAQEAVCRYFYSKVQQRRQELEQALGIRNT, from the exons ATGGCGGCCCGGGCGGGTTTCCAGTCTGTGGCTCCGAGTGGCGGCGCCGGAGCTTCAGGCGGGGCGGGCGCGGCGGCTGCCCTGGGCCCGGGCGGGACTCCGGGGCCTCCGGTGCGAATGGGCCCGGCGCCGGGTCAAGGGCTGTACCGCTCCCCGATGCCCGGAGCGGCCTATCCG AGACCAGGTATGCTACCAGGCAGCCGAATGACACCTCAGGGACCTTCCATGGGACCCCCTGGCTATGGGGGGAACCCTTCAGTCCGACCTGGCCTGGCCCAGTCAGGGATGGACCAGTCCCGCAAgagacctgcacctcagcagatCCAGCAGGTCCAGCAACAGGCGGTCCAAAATCGGAACCACAA tgcaaagaaaaagaagatggctGACAAAATTCTACCTCAAAGG ATTCGTGAACTGGTACCAGAATCCCAGGCCTATATGGATCTCTTGGCTTTTGAAAGGAAACTGGACCAGACTATCATGAGGAAACGGCTAGATATCCAGGAGGCCTTGAAGCGTCCCATCAAG CAAAAACGGAAGCTGcgaattttcatttctaacactTTCAATCCGGCTAAGTCAGATGCCGAGGATGGGGAAGGGACGGTGGCTTCCTGGGAGCTTCGGGTAGAAGGACGCCTCCtggaggat tCAGCCTTGTCCAAATATGATGCCACCAAGCAAAAGAGgaagttctcttctttttttaagtcctTGGTGATCGAACTGGACAAAGACCTGTATGGGCCAGACAACCATCTGGTAGAA TGGCACAGGACCGCCACTACCCAGGAGACGGATGGCTTCCAGGTGAAGCGGCCAGGAGACGTGAATGTACGGTGTACTGTGCTACTGATGCTGGATTACCAG CCTCCCCAGTTCAAATTAGACCCTCGACTGGCTCGGCTCCTGGGCATCCACACCCAGACCCGTCCAGTGATCATCCAAGCACTGTGGCAATATATTAAGACACATAAGCTCCAGGACCCACACGAGCGGGAGTTTGTCATCTGTGACAAGTACCTCCAACAG ATCTTTGAATCTCAGCGTATGAAGTTTTCAGAGATCCCCCAACGGCTCCACGCCTTGCTTATGCCACCAGAGCCGATCATCATTAATCACGTCATCAG TGTTGACCCGAATGATCAGAAAAAGACAGCTTGTTATGACATTGATGTGGAAGTGGACGATACCCTGAAGACCCAGATGAATTCTTTCCTACTGTCCACCGCCAGCCAGCAGGAGATTGCTACTCTAGACAACAAG atCCATGAGACAATAGAAACTATCAATCAGCTGAAGACCCAGCGGGAGTTCATGCTGAGCTTCGCCAGAGACCCTCAGGGTTTCATCAACGACTGGCTTCAGTCCCAGTGCCGGGACCTCAAG ACCATGACGGACGTGGTGGGTAACCCAGAGGAAGAGCGCCGAGCTGAGTTCTACTTCCAGCCGTGGGCGCAGGAGGCCGTGTGCCGGTACTTCTACTCCAAG GTGCAGCAGAGACGACAAGAATTAGAGCAAGCCCTGGGAATCCGAAACACATAG
- the SMARCD1 gene encoding SWI/SNF-related matrix-associated actin-dependent regulator of chromatin subfamily D member 1 isoform X3, which translates to MAARAGFQSVAPSGGAGASGGAGAAAALGPGGTPGPPVRMGPAPGQGLYRSPMPGAAYPRPGMLPGSRMTPQGPSMGPPGYGGNPSVRPGLAQSGMDQSRKRPAPQQIQQVQQQAVQNRNHNAKKKKMADKILPQRIRELVPESQAYMDLLAFERKLDQTIMRKRLDIQEALKRPIKSALSKYDATKQKRKFSSFFKSLVIELDKDLYGPDNHLVEWHRTATTQETDGFQVKRPGDVNVRCTVLLMLDYQPPQFKLDPRLARLLGIHTQTRPVIIQALWQYIKTHKLQDPHEREFVICDKYLQQIFESQRMKFSEIPQRLHALLMPPEPIIINHVISVDPNDQKKTACYDIDVEVDDTLKTQMNSFLLSTASQQEIATLDNKIHETIETINQLKTQREFMLSFARDPQGFINDWLQSQCRDLKTMTDVVGNPEEERRAEFYFQPWAQEAVCRYFYSKVQQRRQELEQALGIRNT; encoded by the exons ATGGCGGCCCGGGCGGGTTTCCAGTCTGTGGCTCCGAGTGGCGGCGCCGGAGCTTCAGGCGGGGCGGGCGCGGCGGCTGCCCTGGGCCCGGGCGGGACTCCGGGGCCTCCGGTGCGAATGGGCCCGGCGCCGGGTCAAGGGCTGTACCGCTCCCCGATGCCCGGAGCGGCCTATCCG AGACCAGGTATGCTACCAGGCAGCCGAATGACACCTCAGGGACCTTCCATGGGACCCCCTGGCTATGGGGGGAACCCTTCAGTCCGACCTGGCCTGGCCCAGTCAGGGATGGACCAGTCCCGCAAgagacctgcacctcagcagatCCAGCAGGTCCAGCAACAGGCGGTCCAAAATCGGAACCACAA tgcaaagaaaaagaagatggctGACAAAATTCTACCTCAAAGG ATTCGTGAACTGGTACCAGAATCCCAGGCCTATATGGATCTCTTGGCTTTTGAAAGGAAACTGGACCAGACTATCATGAGGAAACGGCTAGATATCCAGGAGGCCTTGAAGCGTCCCATCAAG tCAGCCTTGTCCAAATATGATGCCACCAAGCAAAAGAGgaagttctcttctttttttaagtcctTGGTGATCGAACTGGACAAAGACCTGTATGGGCCAGACAACCATCTGGTAGAA TGGCACAGGACCGCCACTACCCAGGAGACGGATGGCTTCCAGGTGAAGCGGCCAGGAGACGTGAATGTACGGTGTACTGTGCTACTGATGCTGGATTACCAG CCTCCCCAGTTCAAATTAGACCCTCGACTGGCTCGGCTCCTGGGCATCCACACCCAGACCCGTCCAGTGATCATCCAAGCACTGTGGCAATATATTAAGACACATAAGCTCCAGGACCCACACGAGCGGGAGTTTGTCATCTGTGACAAGTACCTCCAACAG ATCTTTGAATCTCAGCGTATGAAGTTTTCAGAGATCCCCCAACGGCTCCACGCCTTGCTTATGCCACCAGAGCCGATCATCATTAATCACGTCATCAG TGTTGACCCGAATGATCAGAAAAAGACAGCTTGTTATGACATTGATGTGGAAGTGGACGATACCCTGAAGACCCAGATGAATTCTTTCCTACTGTCCACCGCCAGCCAGCAGGAGATTGCTACTCTAGACAACAAG atCCATGAGACAATAGAAACTATCAATCAGCTGAAGACCCAGCGGGAGTTCATGCTGAGCTTCGCCAGAGACCCTCAGGGTTTCATCAACGACTGGCTTCAGTCCCAGTGCCGGGACCTCAAG ACCATGACGGACGTGGTGGGTAACCCAGAGGAAGAGCGCCGAGCTGAGTTCTACTTCCAGCCGTGGGCGCAGGAGGCCGTGTGCCGGTACTTCTACTCCAAG GTGCAGCAGAGACGACAAGAATTAGAGCAAGCCCTGGGAATCCGAAACACATAG
- the SMARCD1 gene encoding SWI/SNF-related matrix-associated actin-dependent regulator of chromatin subfamily D member 1 isoform X2 — protein sequence MAARAGFQSVAPSGGAGASGGAGAAAALGPGGTPGPPVRMGPAPGQGLYRSPMPGAAYPRPGMLPGSRMTPQGPSMGPPGYGGNPSVRPGLAQSGMDQSRKRPAPQQIQQVQQQAVQNRNHNAKKKKMADKILPQRIRELVPESQAYMDLLAFERKLDQTIMRKRLDIQEALKRPIKQKRKLRIFISNTFNPAKSDAEDGEGTVASWELRVEGRLLEDSALSKYDATKQKRKFSSFFKSLVIELDKDLYGPDNHLVEWHRTATTQETDGFQVKRPGDVNVRCTVLLMLDYQPPQFKLDPRLARLLGIHTQTRPVIIQALWQYIKTHKLQDPHEREFVICDKYLQQIFESQRMKFSEIPQRLHALLMPPEPIIINHVISVDPNDQKKTACYDIDVEVDDTLKTQMNSFLLSTASQQEIATLDNKIHETIETINQLKTQREFMLSFARDPQGFINDWLQSQCRDLKTMTDVVGNPEEERRAEFYFQPWAQEAVCRYFYSKPCGGARVGPVICDPCHC from the exons ATGGCGGCCCGGGCGGGTTTCCAGTCTGTGGCTCCGAGTGGCGGCGCCGGAGCTTCAGGCGGGGCGGGCGCGGCGGCTGCCCTGGGCCCGGGCGGGACTCCGGGGCCTCCGGTGCGAATGGGCCCGGCGCCGGGTCAAGGGCTGTACCGCTCCCCGATGCCCGGAGCGGCCTATCCG AGACCAGGTATGCTACCAGGCAGCCGAATGACACCTCAGGGACCTTCCATGGGACCCCCTGGCTATGGGGGGAACCCTTCAGTCCGACCTGGCCTGGCCCAGTCAGGGATGGACCAGTCCCGCAAgagacctgcacctcagcagatCCAGCAGGTCCAGCAACAGGCGGTCCAAAATCGGAACCACAA tgcaaagaaaaagaagatggctGACAAAATTCTACCTCAAAGG ATTCGTGAACTGGTACCAGAATCCCAGGCCTATATGGATCTCTTGGCTTTTGAAAGGAAACTGGACCAGACTATCATGAGGAAACGGCTAGATATCCAGGAGGCCTTGAAGCGTCCCATCAAG CAAAAACGGAAGCTGcgaattttcatttctaacactTTCAATCCGGCTAAGTCAGATGCCGAGGATGGGGAAGGGACGGTGGCTTCCTGGGAGCTTCGGGTAGAAGGACGCCTCCtggaggat tCAGCCTTGTCCAAATATGATGCCACCAAGCAAAAGAGgaagttctcttctttttttaagtcctTGGTGATCGAACTGGACAAAGACCTGTATGGGCCAGACAACCATCTGGTAGAA TGGCACAGGACCGCCACTACCCAGGAGACGGATGGCTTCCAGGTGAAGCGGCCAGGAGACGTGAATGTACGGTGTACTGTGCTACTGATGCTGGATTACCAG CCTCCCCAGTTCAAATTAGACCCTCGACTGGCTCGGCTCCTGGGCATCCACACCCAGACCCGTCCAGTGATCATCCAAGCACTGTGGCAATATATTAAGACACATAAGCTCCAGGACCCACACGAGCGGGAGTTTGTCATCTGTGACAAGTACCTCCAACAG ATCTTTGAATCTCAGCGTATGAAGTTTTCAGAGATCCCCCAACGGCTCCACGCCTTGCTTATGCCACCAGAGCCGATCATCATTAATCACGTCATCAG TGTTGACCCGAATGATCAGAAAAAGACAGCTTGTTATGACATTGATGTGGAAGTGGACGATACCCTGAAGACCCAGATGAATTCTTTCCTACTGTCCACCGCCAGCCAGCAGGAGATTGCTACTCTAGACAACAAG atCCATGAGACAATAGAAACTATCAATCAGCTGAAGACCCAGCGGGAGTTCATGCTGAGCTTCGCCAGAGACCCTCAGGGTTTCATCAACGACTGGCTTCAGTCCCAGTGCCGGGACCTCAAG ACCATGACGGACGTGGTGGGTAACCCAGAGGAAGAGCGCCGAGCTGAGTTCTACTTCCAGCCGTGGGCGCAGGAGGCCGTGTGCCGGTACTTCTACTCCAAG CCCTGCGGTGGAGCTCGTGTGGGGCCAGTGATATGTGATCCCTGTCACTGCTAG
- the GPD1 gene encoding glycerol-3-phosphate dehydrogenase [NAD(+)], cytoplasmic isoform X2, with protein sequence MTGKKVCIVGSGNWGSAIAKIVGGNAGRLAHFDPRVTMWVFEEDVGGRKLTEIINTQHENVKYLPGHKLPPNVVAVPDVVQASADADILIFVVPHQFIGKICDQLKGHLKADAIGLSLIKGVDEGPDGLKLISEVIGERLGIPISVLMGANIANEVADEKFCETTIGCKDLAQGQLLKELMQTPNFRVTVVQEVDTVEICGALKNIVAVGAGFCDGLGFGDNTKAAVIRLGLMEMIAFAKLFCHGPVSSATFLESCGIADLITTCYGGRNRKVAEAFVRTGKSIEQLEKEMLNGQKLQGPQTAQELHSILQHKGLVDKFPLFMAVYQICYENHPVSEFICCLQNHPEHS encoded by the exons ATGACTGGCAAGAAAGTCTGCATTGTAGGCTCCGGCAACTG GGGCTCAGCCATCGCCAAGATCGTGGGTGGCAATGCAGGCCGGCTGGCACACTTTGACCCACGGGTGACGATGTGGGTGTTTGAGGAAGACGTCGGGGGCAGAAAGCTGACAGAGATCATCAACACACAGCATGAGAATGTCAAATACCTGCCAGGGCACAAGCTGCCCCCCAACGTG GTGGCTGTCCCAGATGTGGTCCAGGCCTCAGCGGATGCTGACATCCTGATCTTTGTGGTGCCACATCAGTTCATCGGCAAGATCTGTGATCAGCTCAAGGGCCACCTGAAGGCAGATGCCATTGGCCTATCTCTTATTAAG GGGGTAGACGAGGGCCCCGACGGGCTGAAGCTCATCTCTGAAGTGATTGGGGAGCGCCTTGGCATCCCCATAAGCGTGCTGATGGGGGCCAACATTGCCAATGAGGTGGCTGATGAGAAGTTCTGTGAGACAACCATCG GCTGCAAGGACCTGGCCCAGGGACAGCTTCTGAAGGAGTTGATGCAGACACCCAATTTCCGTGTCACGGTGGTGCAGGAGGTGGACACGGTAGAGATCTGCGGGGCCTTAAAG AACATAGTGGCCGTGGGGGCTGGCTTCTGTGATGGGCTGGGCTTTGGCGACAACACCAAGGCGGCGGTGATCCGACTGGGGCTCATGGAGATGATCGCCTTCGCCAAGCTCTTCTGCCACGGCCCCGTGTCCTCCGCCACCTTCCTGGAGAGCTGCGGCATCGCCGACCTCATCACGACCTGTTACGGAGGGCGGAACCGCAAGGTGGCGGAGGCCTTCGTCCGCACAGGAAAG TCCATTGAGCAGCTGGAGAAAGAGATGCTGAATGGACAGAAGCTGCAGGGGCCCCAGACAGCCCAGGAGCTGCACAGCATCCTCCAGCACAAGGGCCTGGTCGACAA GTTCCCTCTGTTCATGGCTGTGTACCAGATATGCTACGAGAACCACCCAGTCAGTGAGTTCATCTGCTGCCTGCAGAATCATCCAGAACATAGCTGA
- the GPD1 gene encoding glycerol-3-phosphate dehydrogenase [NAD(+)], cytoplasmic isoform X1 yields MPPLPVPPCCSLLCLTRQTAPRPPQALDFSGSCTCSLRKGSLQGTPCRRSCLGLGGGGDQEAGPSTAAKGSAIAKIVGGNAGRLAHFDPRVTMWVFEEDVGGRKLTEIINTQHENVKYLPGHKLPPNVVAVPDVVQASADADILIFVVPHQFIGKICDQLKGHLKADAIGLSLIKGVDEGPDGLKLISEVIGERLGIPISVLMGANIANEVADEKFCETTIGCKDLAQGQLLKELMQTPNFRVTVVQEVDTVEICGALKNIVAVGAGFCDGLGFGDNTKAAVIRLGLMEMIAFAKLFCHGPVSSATFLESCGIADLITTCYGGRNRKVAEAFVRTGKSIEQLEKEMLNGQKLQGPQTAQELHSILQHKGLVDKFPLFMAVYQICYENHPVSEFICCLQNHPEHS; encoded by the exons ATGcctcccctccctgtgccccccTGTTGCTCTCTTCTGTGCCTGACACGACAGACCGCGCCCAGACCTCCCCAGGCCCTTGACTTCTCCGGCAGCTGCACCTGTTCGCTTCGGAAAGGAAGCCTCCAGGGCACTCCCTGCCGGAGAAGCTGCTTGGGTTTGGGGGGAGGTGGAGATCAGGAGGCTGGCCCTTCAACCGCTGCAAA GGGCTCAGCCATCGCCAAGATCGTGGGTGGCAATGCAGGCCGGCTGGCACACTTTGACCCACGGGTGACGATGTGGGTGTTTGAGGAAGACGTCGGGGGCAGAAAGCTGACAGAGATCATCAACACACAGCATGAGAATGTCAAATACCTGCCAGGGCACAAGCTGCCCCCCAACGTG GTGGCTGTCCCAGATGTGGTCCAGGCCTCAGCGGATGCTGACATCCTGATCTTTGTGGTGCCACATCAGTTCATCGGCAAGATCTGTGATCAGCTCAAGGGCCACCTGAAGGCAGATGCCATTGGCCTATCTCTTATTAAG GGGGTAGACGAGGGCCCCGACGGGCTGAAGCTCATCTCTGAAGTGATTGGGGAGCGCCTTGGCATCCCCATAAGCGTGCTGATGGGGGCCAACATTGCCAATGAGGTGGCTGATGAGAAGTTCTGTGAGACAACCATCG GCTGCAAGGACCTGGCCCAGGGACAGCTTCTGAAGGAGTTGATGCAGACACCCAATTTCCGTGTCACGGTGGTGCAGGAGGTGGACACGGTAGAGATCTGCGGGGCCTTAAAG AACATAGTGGCCGTGGGGGCTGGCTTCTGTGATGGGCTGGGCTTTGGCGACAACACCAAGGCGGCGGTGATCCGACTGGGGCTCATGGAGATGATCGCCTTCGCCAAGCTCTTCTGCCACGGCCCCGTGTCCTCCGCCACCTTCCTGGAGAGCTGCGGCATCGCCGACCTCATCACGACCTGTTACGGAGGGCGGAACCGCAAGGTGGCGGAGGCCTTCGTCCGCACAGGAAAG TCCATTGAGCAGCTGGAGAAAGAGATGCTGAATGGACAGAAGCTGCAGGGGCCCCAGACAGCCCAGGAGCTGCACAGCATCCTCCAGCACAAGGGCCTGGTCGACAA GTTCCCTCTGTTCATGGCTGTGTACCAGATATGCTACGAGAACCACCCAGTCAGTGAGTTCATCTGCTGCCTGCAGAATCATCCAGAACATAGCTGA
- the LOC125130800 gene encoding cytochrome c oxidase assembly protein COX14, giving the protein MPTAKQLADIGYKTFSTSMMLLTVYGGYLCSVRAYHYFQRRSSRRQAAEEQKTSGVP; this is encoded by the coding sequence ATGCCAACCGCCAAGCAACTGGCTGACATTGGCTACAAGACCTTCTCCACCTCCATGATGCTCCTCACCGTGTATGGGGGCTACCTCTGCAGCGTCCGGGCCTACCATTACTTCCAGCGGCGCAGCTCCCGGCGCCAGGCTGCGGAAGAGCAGAAGACCTCGGGAGTCCCCTAG